A single window of Oreochromis aureus strain Israel breed Guangdong linkage group 7, ZZ_aureus, whole genome shotgun sequence DNA harbors:
- the LOC116325245 gene encoding mixed lineage kinase domain-like protein, protein MDFVDPILSIASQIYDLVENVKANKKRCRRVCNRVKALEELVKSIKQTSPEVEKALRELSVTLQSAQELIRKYASANLVERILNSSNHGDEFNSVNERLNDAFQVLSGALQVEQGNMLYEVFKQTTREKEDQLDGREDDAELKTLLLDYMKDQQEKTNTMLKQFEHLKVNVEKVVEMLNKPSITSVDIRMIKPQELKYEHPKKPFMKTVTSEVYKGEYHGFTVAIKRYIDPVNTNPGKVQSIFNKEVDTMKRFESPNILRMFGISILGENGPNPQFFIIMEYCEKGSLRQVLDSDCRLSWIRKARMCLDAAQGLYRLHNTEEKSKVHGCINSSKFLVAEGYTVKLGGFELAKTETSLKKVKKSTKDDAIRSLCYYSPERLNNINHPYSKECEMYSFGIVLWEVATRKKPFEGFSDAEIYKKVVEEKCKEPFPDDCPAELGQLINECRDFDSFQRPSAGVLVDRLRSVVAQLEDQ, encoded by the exons ATGGACTTTGTAGATCCCATCCTGTCCATCGCCTCACAGATCTATGACCTGGTTGAGAATGTGAAGGCCAATAAAAAGCGCTGCCGACGTGTTTGTAACCGAGTCAAAGCCTTGGAGGAGCTGGTGAAGTCCATCAAACAGACGTCTCCAGAGGTAGAGAAAGCTCTGAGAGAACTGTCCGTCACTCTTCAATCAGCACAGGAACTTATCAGAAAATATGCCTCAGCCAATTTGGTGGAACGCATCCTAAACTCCAGCAACCATGGAGACGAGTTCAACAGTGTGAACGAACGGCTCAACGATGCCTTCCAGGTGCTGTCTGGAGCTTTGCAGGTGGAGCAGGGGAACATGCTGTATGAGGTATTTAAACAGACGACCAGAGAGAAAGAAGATCAGTTGGATGGGAGGGAGGACGACGCAGAACTGAAGACAT TGCTCCTGGACTACATGAAGGATCAGCAAGAGAAAACCAACACCATGCTGAAACAGTTTGAGCATCTTAAAGTCAACGTGGAAAAAGTCGTGGAGATGT TGAATAAGCCCAGCATCACTAGTGTGGACATCCGAATGATTAAACCACAGGAGCTAAAGTATGAACATCCCAAAAAGCCCTTCATGAAAACAGTAACCTCAGAGGTCTACAAAGGAGAATATCATGGATTCACAGTTGCCATCAAGAGATACATCGACCCTGTAAACACCAACCCAGG AAAGGTGCAGTCCATTTTCAACAAAGAAGTCGACACCATGAAGAGATTTGAGTCGCCCAACATCCTGCGAATGTTTGGTATCAGTATCCTGGGTGAGAATG GACCCAACCCTCAGTTCTTCATCATCATGGAGTACTGCGAGAAAGGAAGTCTTCGTCAGGTTCTGGACTCTGACTGCAGGCTGTCCTGGATCAGGAAAGCTCGTATGTGTTTGGATGCAGCACAAGGACTCTATCG ACTACACAATACAGAAGAAAAATCTAAGGTACACGGGTGCATCAACAGCAGCAAGTTCTTGGTGGCTGAAGGCTACACCGTCAAG cTCGGAGGTTTTGAGCTGGCAAAAACAGAGACGTCACTGAAAAAGGTGAAGAAATCTACAAAGGACGACGCAATCAGGTCCCTGTGCTACTACTCTCCCGAGAGGCTCAACAACATCAACCACCCTTACAGCAAAGAGTGTGAGATGTACAG CTTTGGAATCGTCCTGTGGGAAGTCGCAACCCGTAAGAAACCCTTTGAAG GTTTTTCAGATGCAGAAATTTATAAGAAGGTGGTTGAAGAGAAGTGCAAAGAGCCGTTTCCCGATGACTGTCCTGCAGAACTGGGGCAGCTAATAAACGAGTGCCGAGACTTCGATAGCTTCCAGAGGCCTTCAGCTGGag TACTGGTGGATAGACTGCGCAGTGTGGTGGCACAGTTAGAGGACCAATGA